CAACATGGCTTCCTCCGATATTCTTGAAAAAGACTTTTTCATAATCAGGGCTGTTACCGCTCTTTTTTTCTTTAAATCTTTCTAAAGCAGGATTCAATTGGTTCCATATCACAGATTTGCTCTTGCCTAAGGTAACTGTTGCATCGACCCCAAAGTGTACACCACCGCCTGCACCAAACTCAAGACCTAAATTTCCTCCGAAACTTGCATCAGTAGTTTCATTGTCGTATACATAACCTACCTGAGATTTGTAAGGACGATACATTCCTGAAATTCCTTGTCCCTGAATACTATATAAGTCATAAGTATTGTTTGTAACAGGTAATGATGTTGTATTTTTATTAAATGTTCTGTCTTTCTCTCTGTTAAAATCTAAAATATCAGATTTACCGGCATTGTAGGTGTTTTCAAATCCATAGGCTTTTTCAGTTTTGTATTTTTCAGAGTCTTTTATACCCTGACTTGAAACATAACCTGAGAATTTTGCACCCCCTTCAACTCCCCAAAATTCGCCTTCAACATTTACATTAAACATATAGTTAGAAGAAGTCATTCCAACTCTTTTGGTAGGAGTAAAGGAAGCATTATTTACAGATACGATTGATCCAAAGTCATAGCCTGTTGTTGCTATAACATTATTAATTTTAGCAGTTACTCTAACAGAAGGGGAAAGTGTAACACTCTCAACACCTTTTCTGCTATTATAAGTGGTGCCAGCATTCAGTCCTAAACCAACATTTGCATTATCTGTAATTCCTAATCTTCGAGAAAAAGACATTTTAGGTGACACGGATACTCCCTCAGATGCAGAAGAGGTAAGGTCCATTCCTACTGAAAGATTCTCACTAATTTGATAGCTCAGACCAGCATTTGTAGATACGCCAACACCATCATAATTATTGTATTTAATCCCAAGACCAAAGTTGGCTTTTGCTTCTTTAATCCCAAAAGCTGTTATAAAAACATTTGCACTTGAACCAATGGTAATATTAGGTTTTAAGTTGTTTTCATAAATCATTTCATCTCCGTTAAAATCGTCCGGGAGACCACGTAGCTGTCTGTTTATTTGTCCAACATCCAGGTTCCAGCCAAGCCCTACCCACGAAGCTTCCTGATCCATAGTTACTCCGGAGTTGTACGCAAGATTGATTGGATATCCTCCAACATCCATGATTGGGATATTATAATTGAAATCGCCACTCGCCAAATCTACCATATCTGAGGTACCGATAGGTGTGAAGGCTTCAAATTCCGGTTGGGAGGGACCACCAGTCAAAGCATAAATCTGCATCGGCTGAAGGGTTTCCAACAATATCATCATGGCTAAATAAATAGCAACTGTTTTTTTAAATTTACTTATTTTTCTTTGCTGGATCATAAGGCTAATGGAGTATAGGTATCTTTAAATTTAAATTTTATGGTGCCCTTTCTAAAAAGGTAATCTGTATATACTAATTGTATTTTATCATTTGGGTCAATTCCGGAGAAGAACAGCATCACTTTTTGATAAGGAGCTATTTTGTAACTGCGTTCATAAGTAACTCCCGAGCATCGAATAGTATCTTTTTTTGAAGTCACAACATAAAAGTCTTTATCAAGACCAAAAGACATATATTTTACAGCATCAGTATATTCCATTCCTGTAAAATCTTTAGCCAGTAAATCTTTCTCTTCGTCCTGCTGAAAAGTAAATTCAATTACACGTTCTCTTTTATTTTCTTCATAAAGAGAATCTACTGTTTTTAAATTTTCTGTTCCCTGATCTTTTAGAAAATAATACTGAATAGGAACTTCAGTAGCAGTAAAACCGATATCCTCAATTTTTTGGGTATAGGCACGGGATTTCCATCCTATTTTTTCTAAGTTAAAATAGCGGTCTCTTATCTCTGAATCGTCAATTTTTTTTGATTGGGAATCTTCTTTTTTACAGGAAAACAAAGCAAGAAGCACAAAGGCTAAAACAAGCCTACTTAAGTCCTTCATATTTTTTGTTTATGTAAGTAAGTAAATCGTTTGTAACGTCGATATTTTCATCAGCAAATAAGACATTTGTTTTGCTTTCAGAGCCAATTATAAGCTGGTATTTGTTTTCTTTTGAAAATTCTGAAGAATAACTTTTTATTCTTGCCCAGATTTTTGAGGATTGTTCAGCAGCGAAATATTGATTAAACTGTTCTAATTCTTCTTTTTGCTGAACAAATTGCTGCATTAACAGTTTTTTTTCTGACGGAGAAATTTCCGGCGATTGGAGTTTTGCATATAAAGAATCGACTGTTGTTTTTTTCAGATTGAATTCTTTTTCTCCTGAATTTTTTAACTCCTTTGTCATGTTAAAATTATCAAAGAGTTTGATGTTATCGACATACACAATTTTAGGAGAATTGTTGTAAGTAAATAGTATGAAAAATAGTAAGATTATGATTGCTAATATATTACAGAATATTAAAACACTTTTGTAGTTTTTTATCACAGATTTGGTTGTTAAATTTCCTGCAAATGTAAATTTTTTTTTAAAATGTTAAAATATTTCCCACTTTTTTTGTTAAAGATTTTAACATTTGTTAATCTTTAAATAAGAGTATGAAATGGAAATCTAAAATATAAATGATCAATTCGATTTTCTTTTTTTCAGTTTAAAAATCAACTTTCTTACAAATATTTAAAATCACTTTAATAATTCTTAATGGGAAACTAAAACAAATATCTTTCGAGTAAAAGCAAAGAGTTAGATAAATGCGACTGACATCATAATTATAGTAAAGAATACTATTTTTTAAGGTAATTGATAATTTTGTTTTTCTTTTAAATTGTTATTAATATGTTGATAAATAATATTTTATAGATTGTTTCTGCGATTGTTTTAAAATAATTAATAGTTATATTTGAATTAATCAAACGGTTTATTAATTTAAAAATATTTACTATGGATAAAGCTATAAAACTAAAAGTTCGTAAGGAATTAAATGGTCAGCAGCAGTTGAATATAATTAGATTAAAAGGAAGTTTAATTTCGAAAGGATACACAGAAATAATACATATTCTGGATCAGGATGATGAATTTCATATCAATTCATTTGCAACACCTTCAGAAAGTACTAATGAAGTGCAGGAATATATTACTGCATTTATAAGTAAAGAAAATTTGACTGATACAATAAGCCTGTATAAATAATACTTTTAGTTATTATAGAAACGAAGATCAAAAATAATCAACAATAAATTGATAACTTTTTAAAACCAGGTTTAAAAAAGATAAAACTACCAAAATCACTAATTTCCAAGGCTATTTCTTTAGCTTTTTAGGACTTTATGCTTCCGAATAAACACGTAAAATAGCTTCGGTATTTGATTTTCTCAGATGAATTCCAGCTGTTATCCATTTAAATTTTGATACCGTCTATTGTATTAATTGGAAAATATAGGATATTTACAGACTATTTTTTCCAAAATTGTTTCGATATTGAAACATCTAATTTTCAATGTAGATCTCACACTTTATGGAGATAATCATGTAACAAATGAAAGTGAAATATGTGTTTTTAATTCTGAAAAACCTTTTTAGAATCACTCAATGAGAAAAACTTAAAGTTAATTAACAAACCTTATTTTAAGTATCCTAAGGTGTTTAGAATTCAGCTTTGTTTAGAGAAGTTTTATAAAGTAATTATTTTAAATCTAAATTATAAATATAAGAAAAAATTTATAAACAATTTTTTGGGATGATAAAAATCAAGAAAATAACACTTATGTTTATAGAATTGAAGATGTCTTCGAATTTAATTCTGATTGGCAAAATTTTAGATCTAAATATAATTATAAAAAAAAGATGATTGGCTTTTATAAACAAGCTATGAGAAAACAAAAAAGCTCCAGATTTCTCTGAAGCTTTGTCTTAGTAGCGGGAACAGGACTCGAACCTGTGACCTTCGGGTTATGAGCCCGACGAGCTGCCTACTGCTCTATCCCGCGATGTTTCGGGTGCAAAGATACGCCGATTTTTGAGAATTCCAACGAAAACTTTAAAAAATGTTTTATTTTCTCTATTAACTTGATATGACTACCTTTGCAGACTAAAATAGAACAAAAATGTCACATAAAGCAGGATTCGTAAACATTATCGGAAATCCAAATGTTGGAAAATCAACCTTGATGAATGCCTTCGTTGGAGAAAGATTATCCATCATTACATCAAAAGCACAAACTACACGTCACAGGATTTTAGGAATCGTAAACGGAGAAGACTTTCAGTTAGTATTGTCTGATACGCCCGGAATCATTAAACCGGCATACGAAATGCAGGAATCAATGATGAATTTCGTTAAATCGGCTTTTGAAGATGCTGACATTTTAATTTATATGGTCGAGATAGGAGAGCAGGACTTAAAAGATGAAGCTTTCTTTAATAAAATCATTTACGCAAAGATTCCCGTTTTATTATTATTGAATAAAATCGACAATTCAAATCAGGAACAATTAGAAGAGCAAGTAGCATTTTGGAAAGCAAAAGTGCCAAATGCAGAGATTTTCCCGATTTCGGCCTTGCAGAATTTTAATGTTCCGGAAGTTTTTACCAGAATTATTGATTTGCTTCCAGAATCTCCGGCTTATTACCCAAAAGATCAATTAACAGACAAGCCAGAGCGTTTCTTTGTAAACGAAACTATCCGTGAAAAAATCCTTTTAAACTATAGTAAAGAGATTCCGTATGCGGTTGAAATCGTAACAGAAGAATTCCATGAAGACGAAAAAATTATCAGAATCCGTTCGGTAATTATGGTGGAGCGCGATACGCAAAAGGGAATCATCATCGGCCACAAAGGTGCAGCACTGAAAAAAGTCGGGACCGATGCCCGGGCTGATTTAGAGAAATTCTTCGGAAAACAAATTCACATTGAGCTTTACGTAAAAGTGAACAAAAACTGGAGAAGCAATGCGAATATGCTAAAACGATTCGGATATAATCAGTAAATTTTTTTGGGCGTGTCCCAAGGGCCGGGCTGTACACTATATCTTTTGTGGCGAACCCCGCCACAAAAGGATGTCGTTTCCATCCCTCACGCAATAGAACTAAAAAGAACATTATTCTTAAACAGAGAAATGAAAATTAAAAAGATTACACTCCTGATTATTTCAGTTTTAGTTTTGGGTTACGCAGGAATAAAAGTCGTAAAAAAAGTAAATTTAAACAGTGATTATGTAATCGGGCAGCCACTTGATAGTTTAAACGGAGTCAAAGTATATTACAACGGTGGAGTTGATAACGTTGTCGAGAGAAACGTTACAAAAGACAATTACAACTTAGGGCTAAAATACCAATGTGTTGAATTCGTAAAACGATATTATTACGAACATTACAATCATAAAATGCCAGACGCTTACGGGCATGCAAAAGACTTTTTTGATCCTAAAATAAAAGATGGCGAATTGAATTTGAACCGGAATTTAATTCAATACACAAATCCGGGTAAAGCAAGACCTGAAATCGGCGATTTGGTAATTTTTTCGGGATCGTTGTTAA
The Flavobacterium flavigenum genome window above contains:
- a CDS encoding OmpH family outer membrane protein, whose product is MIKNYKSVLIFCNILAIIILLFFILFTYNNSPKIVYVDNIKLFDNFNMTKELKNSGEKEFNLKKTTVDSLYAKLQSPEISPSEKKLLMQQFVQQKEELEQFNQYFAAEQSSKIWARIKSYSSEFSKENKYQLIIGSESKTNVLFADENIDVTNDLLTYINKKYEGLK
- the era gene encoding GTPase Era, whose translation is MSHKAGFVNIIGNPNVGKSTLMNAFVGERLSIITSKAQTTRHRILGIVNGEDFQLVLSDTPGIIKPAYEMQESMMNFVKSAFEDADILIYMVEIGEQDLKDEAFFNKIIYAKIPVLLLLNKIDNSNQEQLEEQVAFWKAKVPNAEIFPISALQNFNVPEVFTRIIDLLPESPAYYPKDQLTDKPERFFVNETIREKILLNYSKEIPYAVEIVTEEFHEDEKIIRIRSVIMVERDTQKGIIIGHKGAALKKVGTDARADLEKFFGKQIHIELYVKVNKNWRSNANMLKRFGYNQ
- a CDS encoding CHAP domain-containing protein, which translates into the protein MKIKKITLLIISVLVLGYAGIKVVKKVNLNSDYVIGQPLDSLNGVKVYYNGGVDNVVERNVTKDNYNLGLKYQCVEFVKRYYYEHYNHKMPDAYGHAKDFFDPKIKDGELNLNRNLIQYTNPGKARPEIGDLVIFSGSLLNRFGHVAIISQVSENEVEIIQQNPGPFSSSREVFALKNQEGNYKIENDRLLGWLRK